One window from the genome of Sardina pilchardus chromosome 12, fSarPil1.1, whole genome shotgun sequence encodes:
- the LOC134097335 gene encoding reticulon-4-interacting protein 1 homolog, mitochondrial-like encodes MLACQRWLRPQNVNFLRLTLRRLAVNPCTRNISLSVAHSHGASMRAWVINRYGTNDELALTENHPVPSVNYAHEVVVQVHAASLNPLDISMRGGYGAGVLRLRRDPRTLLQRGAEFPLVLGRDVSGVVLECGSGVTHVQAGDEVWASIPPWQQGSFAECVLLNGSDVSLKPEALSHVEAASIPYVAGTAWSALVTTGGLHSENCSKKRILVHGASGGIGTFSIQLLKAWGGHVTATCFKDGVGLVKELGADDVIDCSTIDAASQLRTHQKFDLILDNVGGETESWAMDLLKPWTGAKFVTLVSPLLRNTDSLGLVDGVVQSGMTLHDKAIRSVVKGVFYRWAFYVPDGVALDRVGELVSSGKIRPVVETTYPFSQVPEAFRKVETGQARGKTVITIATEEAESSSSSKHTDAHTPTAVTHDTDVPHTHTAKHTSSPVAEEKTHAAQTHTPSPAMVAAAMAVEGLAVEAVEEGRVETGPALAEESEQPGAQAEAESAEMAQATEAESAEVAAQPAEMAQGTEAESAEMAQATEAESAEVAAQPAEMAQGTEAESAEMAAQAAVGTQMTETVSTQATDGQLPVTPRE; translated from the exons ATGTTAGCATGTCAACGCTGGCTGCGACCTCAAAACGTAAACTTCCTGAGGTTAACCCTCCGCAGGCTTGCTGTCAATCCATGCACGAGAAACATCAGTCTGTCAGTGGCACACAGTCATGGGGCCTCCATGCGCGCGTGGGTCATCAATCGGTACGGTACGAACGATGAGCTGGCTTTGACGGAAAACCACCCGGTGCCCAGTGTGAACTATGCACATGAGGTCGTCGTCCAAGTTCACGCAGCTAGCCTCAATCCACTTGATATATCAATGCGCG gtgGGTATGGTGCAGGTGTGTTGCGCTTAAGGAGGGACCCCCGCACACTGTTGCAGAGAGGGGCTGAGTTTCCTCTGGTGCTGGGCAGAGATGTGTCCGGTGTGGTCCTGGAGTGTGGCTCAGGGGTTACTCACGTTCAAGCAGGAGATGAg gTGTGGGCATCAATTCCTCCATGGCAGCAAGGCAGTTTTGCAGAGTGTGTGCTCCTGAATGGCAGTGAT gtctCTCTGAAGCCTGAAGCGCTGAGTCATGTTGAGGCAGCGTCCATCCCATATGTGGCGGGAACAGCCTGGTCAGCTTTGGTTACGACAGGAGGCCTGCACAGTGAGAACTGCTCcaagaagag GATCTTGGTGCATGGGGCATCAGGTGGAATAGGCACTTTTTCTATTCAG CTGCTGAAGGCCTGGGGTGGTCATGTGACAGCCACCTGCTTCAAGGATGGCGTCGGCCTGGTCAAGGAGCTGGGAGCAGATGATGTCATCGACTGCTCAACCATAGACGCAGCCTCGCAGCTAAGGACAcaccagaa gtTTGATCTGATTCTGGATAATGTGGGTGGAGAGACGGAGAGTTGGGCCATGGACCTGCTGAAGCCTTGGACAGGGGCAAAGTTTGTGACCTTGgtgtcacctctgctgcggaaCACAGATTCTCTCGGCCTGGTGGATGGAGTCGTGCAGTCAGGAATGACTTTGCATGACAAGGCCATTAGG aGCGTGGTAAAAGGTGTTTTTTACCGTTGGGCCTTTTATGTGCCTGATGGAGTAGCACTGGATCGAGTTGGTGAACTGGTATCATCaggaaag ATCCGCCCAGTTGTCGAGACAACCTACCCATTCTCCCAGGTCCCTGAGGCCTTCCGGAAGGTTGAGACCGGCCAAGCACGGGGGAAAACCGTCATCACCATAGCGACCGAGGAAGCTGAATCTTCCTCCTCGTCCAAACACACTGACGCCCACACCCCGACCGCCGTGACACACGACACTGACgtgcctcacactcacactgccaaACACACGTCTTCGCCCGTGGCAGAGGAGAAGACCCACgccgcccaaacacacaccccgtcGCCCGCGATGGTGGCGGCTGCGATGGCGGTGGAGGGCCTGGCCGTGGAGGCTGTGGAGGAAGGCCGCGTGGAGACGGGACCTGCACTCGCCGAGGAGTCTGAGCAACCAGGggcacaggcagaggcagagtcGGCAGAGATGGCACAGGCCACAGAAGCAGAGTCCGCAGAGGTGGCGGCACAGCCTGCAGAGATGGCACAGGGCACAGAAGCAGAGTCTGCAGAGATGGCACAGGCCACAGAAGCAGAGTCCGCAGAGGTGGCGGCACAGCCTGCAGAGATGGCACAGGGCACAGAAGCAGAGTCTGCAGAGATGGCGGCGCAGGCTGCAGTGGGCACCCAGATGACTGAGACTGTGTCAACACAGGCCACAGATGGCCAACTCCCAGTCACTcccagagagtga